The Euphorbia lathyris chromosome 4, ddEupLath1.1, whole genome shotgun sequence genomic interval ttagtcaatttggatttgcattcttcttttcctttattttcctttcttttaaattctaatgcatctgaaatcaactttaagtgttattcttcttgattttcttcttaatcgttcaagttcgtaagcattgggtctgttctttttattgttctccatacaaatagcttcttcttctaaattggatttcctcttctgaagtttgaaggtaaatagtaaaggataatttagtcattttcgaagtTATAAAcgataaaaaatctaacaaacagacggaaggactaaacagttcactgagaaaaaggttatggaccttaccatgtgtttttaaaaatacatggactaaacaatgtgttttgtcaaaatatagggactaataaattaattaccctaaattatattaccaaacttaattattagtatatcattattctctatatattatgattttacaccgtaatttaaaaaatttaaatgctaattcataaattataaactctaaaaaatatattctagacttctaatttataaattctaatccttaaaatatattaaaatactgattttactagtttgatataatctaaaattatgacttaacatatttataaatagtttttaaaagatgaatttctgtgtaattttccctaaataaAAATCACCACTCGTTATAAAAGTGGCATAATACCCATTTGCTCTCTAACCTTAAACtgtcaaaatcattaattagaTCTCTGAATTAACCAAAAATATCAATTGAGTTCCTattctaaataaaaatcatcaatggAGACTTTATCAAAAATTATTTGGTTGAATAGTTTCAGGCCCTCTTCCCTAAATCCATTCTGAATTACCATAGAGATTATTAcaatctatatcaaatagttaCAGTTTCTGATTTTGTGATAGAATGCAGATTCaattaatgaattttatttaatacagggatttaattgatgattttgatagtttaagattTAGTTAATTTTGAAGCTACAATGCAATGCCTATAAAATTAGGCCTGCATCcaattattaattttcaatacgtaaaatatacttttataattcaatttaaaatatacttttataatccaatttaaaaattcataaattctagcTTGATATAATTCaatctgtttttatttttatttttaaatagtagTTTTTATTGTTTATGCTATTTTTGCTACTTGTCCTAAGTTTTCTTTTTTCCAAAATGTAACAACCAATTAAAAACTAAAGatcagataaaaaaaaaaattaaaaactaaagataatataaaattaaaacataatttataattaccATTAAGCACTTCCAGATCAAGAGTGTCGACATCAAACCCCGCATCGAAATAGCGATCAATATAGTGTCCCGGAGCATCGACGTGAGTGCCACTGTGGACGGAAAATTTCATTTCCGACATATTAGCGAAGGAGCCGTTCTTCATGCTCTCCGTTAGCCGGACAGCCCGTCCCATCCCATTTTCCGATCCATAGGCCGGTTTGTCGCTTGTGTACTTATGGCTGATGTCGAAGATTCTCCCGTCGCCGTAGACTTCCCGGCGAATTGGAATTAGATCGTCGGTTTCGGAGGAAAAGACAGAAGTGTCGGTAGTTCCGGGGACGGTGGGATAAGCGACGGTGGAGGCGGTGGCGGTGGAAAGTGGGGAGAGAAgtaagaagaggagagagataATGGTTTTGGTATCAGTTGTCGCCATAGTGAGACTGAGAGATGACGAGGAAGCAAATCTCGGTTTTAGTTCTTGCATAATTAGTATTTTTTAAAGGTGAATTACACGCATAGCCCCTGAATTTTAAAGTTATTTTCACCGTGGCTCATGAATTTCAAAACTCAGGATTAcgggtgggcacggttcggttagGTAAAAaagttaaccgaaccgttatcaacggtttttaaccattcAAACCGAAACCAGtccatatcaatcggttaaccatacaaccggctaaccattaatttcggttaggttttttggttaatggtttttaaccaattctcactagttaaccaaaaatcaacagttaaccataatttttaaccaaatctaaatttttaaataatattaaaatacacataatttcaaaaattcaaacgaaacaaattcatataaaagctcagaattcaaacataagtaccgaactaaaaaacaatccatgttttattttttattttttcagagaaaagtatttatttatttttaaagtaAAGCTTTATacgttatatatttatattaataaatgttATATAtcttataatctatgttatataatatattaatttttttaaaatatatatttattaaacggttcgATTAActgttaaccgcggtttttcaACACGCTAACCCCAAACCGAAATCGCAACTGGTACCTATCTATTTTTTAATCATTAAGAAACcatcggttcggttaaccgccTTTTTCGGTTCGGATTGCCGATTTTTGGTTCAGTTACCGGTTTGACTagtttttttgcccacccctgCTTCGTAGGGTTAAGGATGCAAGTGGGGCGGGTATTCTCCATTCCCGTCGGTGATCTGTCCCgatggagatggagatggaAAATCATCGATAAGAATCCTCATGGAACAGGGATGGGGATAATTTTATCCCCCGTAACGGGGATAGGGCAGGGATAGGAAATGGTATCACCGTCCTGTGGGAATCCTCAATCCATTAATTTCCAATGAGGAATCTCGACAGATCCCCAATTATTTtctattataattaaaattatattttaaatattataatttataacattaaacttaaattaaataggCATCTCTCCAGCCCGTGTTTAGGGATGGTCCTGCGCCCAGGTAACTATAAGTAGtttagataaattgtttttgcTCCGGGTGAACTCAAagaaagtaataaaaatatttcaaaaaaaacgTAATAAAAAGAATTATGAATAATTGGCAATATGACAattgaaaattggaaaaattataaaactgagtgaaatgggaggcccatttacatatttaaccaatttactcaacctactacatatctagactatgtttacgtgactttcccaaaatactcTTACCTTTTCATCTTCTCTCTTCTCCTTTCTGGTTACGCAAACAGTTGCTCTTCCCCAAATGATTCCCGGACCTTTGatcttcctctttttctttaaattgcgcgaaatctgcaccatttctccatATCACCGTGTATTTCTagtcttcctctcttcatcttcatcttcctaatcctagaaaacgaagtcatggttcttcatcttcatgttcctgctcgtttcttggtttctttcttcttgtgaccatcgaagaaatggtgattctacgttattttaatcgtttttcccagtttatcatattatttttgTCGAAAAATGTAAGCATATACTGTTTTCTCTGCGCTTTTTCCAGAAATTCACTTAGTGTATGTCGTTTTCGCGAAGCCTGcggggagaaatttatcgatttaacttcgcgaaacgatgattacgtGAAGTTTGCTAGGTAAATCCATAAATTTATTCCGCAAACAtaatctagatatgtaatagattgagtaaatgggttaaaaatgtaaatgagtctcccatttgatctaattttataattttctcttcaaaattaagtaaaaaataGTCTAATTTCGTAATAAGTCAATTGAGAACATGCTACTATTTAATTATTGGTTATTtatattctatttatttttaagtgtGATAAATGATTTGATATGCACCACAATTATTTTTGTCTGAAAAGGATACCAAGATTTATCATAACCACATGCTGTATTATGATTCTTCCAATATGGTAAATCTATTTGGGCTAGAAGCTATCCAAATATGGCGCAAAGATTTGTAACtatatttggagaaatttaCAATACTGCGAAAGTAATACTTCCCGCCGaccaaaattgttttgaatatTACTATATAGATATGATTGGtagaaaaaaaagttatatacatatatcatgaATTAATTGGTTGGGAATATTCCAAGAGTAtcctaaaattacttttatatttgCTTCAGTATTTTGATCACTCCtaaaaataattgttttatGGCTTAATACACGAATAACccttgaacttgttcaaatattgcaactgcctcctccaactttcaactataacaacttaccccttaaacttgtccaattgtaaaacataaccccaaattgggaattttttttatcgtgtagttgaagcaaccgtaaaaacgtttttccggattcgtatcacgtcaaaaatctgattatcacactccacgagcgttgcagcttttgtatttcatgCGTTTTTTCAATtgtagtccatgtcagcaatttggggttatgttttacaatttaaCAAGTTTGAGGAGTAAGTTATTACAATTAAAAATTCGAAAGGACAGTTGCAatatttaaacaagttcaagagttatttgtgtattaaacCTTTTTTATCTTATCTCTCTCAACATGGCCGATTTATTTTAGTATAGAATTTCTATTGGTATATATGTGCATGTAACGTATGATGACATActttcaaattaaaataatggcttaatacatcatttgtcccctGAATTTTTAAAGGGTCCTGATAGCTcttcaatttgtataaaatgttcagttagtcctctaaacttgcgtaaaatctaatcaattgatcactcggtcgtaaaaaagtaagttaaatgcagaagatgtattccattcatcttagaatgttattataattaaaaaaaatagattaaaaggaaagttattgcttgctcaactatacaacttgtcttctctaatattagaaccgtataCTCCGATTTTTGTCGTTTTACTtatttttaagactcgtgcaataaatcttccgcatttaacttacttttttacaactgaatgatcaattgattacattttatgcaagttcagggggctaactgaacattttatataagttaaaggggctatcgggacactttgaaaattcaggagggccaataaaactttttggataagttcagggggcaaatgatgtattaagcctaaaagaATATATACATCATTAGCCTACATACCTATTCGAGGCTTAGTCATTAGGAGTAAGTCTCGAATAGTCTTCAATTTAAGACTGTTCTTAAATTGTTCAATCTCAATCAGCATGTGAATGCACGTATTGATTTTGGTCTAATGAATGTCACTGCTCGCCACACAAATGTTCTCTTAGTACATATATAGATACACGATAAGTTGTCTACTTCATGTACTTAGAGAACTGTAGGGAGATGTTGCCGGATTTTCATTAGAATGGAAAGCTCTGCGTGCATTTAGCATTGAGATTGGAAATTTAAGAATGAGTTAGATTGGCGTGATAAAGAGTACCCTACAAAAGCATGTATTGTATTTACAtaagataattaattaattaattgatatcatgcattattattattttgtgtaTGTTTTTTGTGGTTAATTAGTATGGATCGAAGTTGGATATATGATAATCGAACTTTCGATGAGTTCTTACGAGGGATTGATGAGTTTAGTGCGGTTGCCATtgaatttttgataaaaaagagTGGTTCAATTCGTTGTCCTTGTTGAACTATGATTTAAttccaataaaaataataacataaaatgatttaattaagaaaaatatgtaaaaaaatagttcaataataatatcattgaaacagCTGAAACAAGTAATAAATAAAGTCCATGGGTAATATAATTAAATGAAAACTATGAAATAGCGTTCTTAAATTCTTCAACCATATCACTGGAATAAATAAATCTCGAGTTGGGGTGTTATGGGGTTTTGCACGGCAtgtcaacctagttgggatgtcgtGCTAACCCTCTTCCTCTCATGCTTCCaactttttttcaaaaaaaaaaaaaaagagtaaagtACGGATGGAAATCTCCTAAAAAAAGCTACACATGGGAGAGAAATTAAAAAACGTTAATTATGAATTTAATATGTCACTAGATAAGTATTAAATATAAAACAGgttatttctgaaattaataTCAGATTCTTTTCCTATAATAAAACGCTTTACACAcaatgtgtgtgtgtatatatatatacatataacgGATGACTGAGATGGAGAGGGCCATTGCCACTATATATGAGTCAACAGCTCGCCACTTTGACTGATCTTTTGATACAGAGGATTTCCTCCGGGTGAAATGCCAATCCTCCACCAAATCAAGAAGCATTCTCTTTGATATTTCTTATTTACACGACTAACTCTTCTTTAGATCACTGCTAACtattcaacttcttcttcgagGCATGTTGTTGGAATGGTTTTCGGCCTCTCCTGGAATGCTTGAAGCTACCAGAGAAAGTCCTACTCTTTCATTTTGAGCCGAAAGAGCTTTAGATGGTTATTTTCCTGTCTAATGCAACTATCACCTTTGTAAATGCTTCAGTATACCCTTCAGCGGAGAACTTCTATTGTTATGTTAGAAGGGTTGCCccaagctatatatatatatatatatatatatatatatataagaactcAATGTTTCACTCATTCACATCTCTACTTTAGTTTAGAGACTCTCTCTATCAAAACTCCATTTTTGGTGTTCTTCATGATTTAACAAATTGAGGTGAAGTATGAGACTTATAAGTTGGGATGATATGATGACGAAGATGTTGAATTTGATGACAAAATTAAACTGGAAGTCGAATTTCACTATTGTCCTCAATTCTAAAATTCAGATCCATTACATGTATCCGCAATCCGGAAATCATATCCTCAGTCATACATCTTCTTATCATTAATGGTGATTATAAGAATGCATCATAAGAAATGCATATGTCTCCACAATTGGTAAAGTCATAGGAGATGTTGAATATGATCTTCATACTCAATACTTCATTGACTATATTTTACCCCATCTCCTCATTTGCTTATGATTTTCTTAATGATCCATCTAATCTCAACCTTGGGGGACTCACTTTTTGTGTCAAAATCCTGAGAATTGATTGTTGTGATGATCATCGTCGAGAAAGTGATAGCGGTTTAACTGAATAGTtgtattaatgttttttttgttgttttcaggttaatattaatttttacatGCAAAATTGATGGATTGTAATGCGAACTTGAAAAAAGCTAAAACATTAATACTAATAACTATTTAGTAACCGCTATCATTTTCTCGAAAAAAGCAAAAACATTAATACTAATATTCAATTAAACAACTATCACTTTCTCGACATTGGTCATCAAAACAATCAATTCTCAGGATTTTGACACCGAGAGTGAATT includes:
- the LOC136226546 gene encoding cyclase-like protein 2 translates to MATTDTKTIISLLFLLLSPLSTATASTVAYPTVPGTTDTSVFSSETDDLIPIRREVYGDGRIFDISHKYTSDKPAYGSENGMGRAVRLTESMKNGSFANMSEMKFSVHSGTHVDAPGHYIDRYFDAGFDVDTLDLEVLNGPGLLIDVPRDTNITAEAMKSLNIPKGTRRVLFKTLNTDRQLMFKNQFDTSFVGFTEDGAKWLVENTDIKLVGIDYLAVAAWDYLVSAHLVFLEKRDIIIVEGLKLDNVKAGIYSIHCLPLRLVDSEGSPARCILIK